The following proteins are co-located in the Herpetosiphonaceae bacterium genome:
- a CDS encoding PqqD family peptide modification chaperone yields the protein MISKYAIVVATKEQVSSELAGEAVILNLKNGMYYGLDPVGARIWTLIQQPRSVAALFEVILAEYDVDPGRCERDVLALLRDLAAAELIEVSDVAAA from the coding sequence ATGATCTCGAAATATGCGATCGTCGTCGCGACGAAAGAGCAGGTATCCTCGGAGCTGGCCGGAGAGGCCGTTATTCTCAATCTGAAGAATGGCATGTATTACGGGCTAGACCCGGTGGGCGCGCGGATCTGGACGCTGATCCAGCAGCCCCGGTCGGTCGCCGCGCTCTTCGAGGTCATTCTGGCCGAGTACGATGTCGATCCTGGGCGCTGCGAGCGCGATGTGCTGGCGCTGCTCCGAGATCTGGCCGCCGCTGAGCTGATCGAAGTGAGCGATGTCGCGGCTGCGTAA
- a CDS encoding lasso peptide biosynthesis B2 protein, giving the protein MSRLRNWLALPLADRWLLLWAWLLLGAIRVGLWLLPFRTVQVLVSARRFPARSDHPSRAAIERIGWAVAVASAYVPRASCLPQALTAQALLRRQGYPAQVRIGVARADGRLEAHAWAECAGEIVIGGSAETLARYTPLPSLPMERHHGAS; this is encoded by the coding sequence ATGTCGCGGCTGCGTAACTGGCTTGCTCTGCCGCTCGCCGACCGCTGGCTGCTGCTGTGGGCGTGGCTGCTGCTCGGCGCGATTCGGGTCGGGCTGTGGCTGCTGCCGTTTCGGACGGTTCAGGTGCTCGTGTCGGCGCGGCGCTTCCCCGCGCGATCGGATCATCCGTCGCGCGCCGCGATCGAGCGGATCGGCTGGGCGGTCGCTGTCGCCAGCGCGTACGTGCCGCGCGCGTCGTGCCTGCCGCAGGCGTTGACGGCGCAGGCGCTCCTTCGGCGGCAGGGCTATCCCGCGCAGGTGCGGATCGGCGTGGCACGGGCCGACGGGCGGCTTGAGGCGCACGCCTGGGCTGAGTGCGCGGGCGAGATCGTCATCGGCGGCTCGGCGGAAACACTGGCGCGCTATACTCCTCTGCCCTCACTTCCCATGGAAAGGCATCATGGTGCTAGCTAA
- a CDS encoding asparagine synthase-related protein, with the protein MSAIAAVVHWDQRPVDALLLDAMNRCMCRRCPDGAWSWADGAFGLAQADLATLPEDEPGVPVVAGELRIAASCRIDNRAELRRMLPQRYLLDSNTDAALILSAYLAWGEACVERLIGDFAFVIWDGAHRSLFAARDLSGSRQLFYYADRARLLLASDRMQILQDTTVPLDVDEEQVLAYLTPAYHWYNGWDQGLFRGFHALPAGSLLRARDGQVEVRAFWQWHEREPDRRSEREMLEHYLHTLDEAVRCRLRSRQPQVAIELSGGLDSPAVASLAARIDPDQRPDLHAFSLVFDTVPEVDERARILPVLERYPLRSHMLPADDLYAPQFMDHQWTPYGILGPQELCMPRAVPRLYDDVAGAGCRVLLTGDLGDALNGGSGLVYFDLLRRRRWPELARRFGLDLQHSWRDALLRLCVYGVAPLAPMPIFEAGLGLWQCRRQGVDELPRYLPAQIQRRIREVDRAIRQVRQTRFQVRCPVARSTLVDITPPMVPMTMAFPQPLERRHPYGDRRLIELVLAMPAALKWEPTERAFLRASRWHHRRALAGILPDAVRVDNVGVDFSPVIDRCLAPTAIRDWFARSPVVHIFERGYAQPAPFWEEIERSAGASSYLIALLGLEGWFRAIDTGGAMRQLIPPRSSHIPSVKCQVSGSNLQVASS; encoded by the coding sequence GTGAGCGCGATTGCCGCAGTTGTGCATTGGGATCAGCGGCCCGTCGATGCGCTGCTGCTCGACGCGATGAATCGCTGCATGTGCCGCCGCTGTCCCGACGGCGCGTGGAGCTGGGCCGACGGCGCGTTTGGGCTGGCGCAGGCCGATCTGGCGACGCTGCCCGAAGACGAGCCGGGCGTGCCCGTGGTAGCGGGCGAGCTGCGCATCGCCGCGAGCTGCCGGATCGATAATCGCGCCGAGCTGCGCCGGATGCTGCCGCAGCGCTATCTGCTCGACAGCAACACCGACGCCGCGCTGATTCTGTCGGCATATCTGGCCTGGGGCGAGGCCTGTGTCGAGCGGCTGATCGGCGATTTCGCGTTTGTGATCTGGGATGGCGCGCATCGCAGCCTGTTCGCGGCGCGCGATCTGTCAGGATCGCGTCAGCTTTTCTACTACGCCGACCGCGCGCGGCTGCTGCTGGCCTCGGATCGCATGCAGATCTTGCAGGACACGACCGTGCCGCTGGATGTGGACGAGGAGCAGGTCTTGGCCTATCTGACTCCGGCCTATCACTGGTATAACGGCTGGGATCAGGGCCTTTTTCGCGGCTTTCACGCGCTGCCCGCCGGATCGCTGCTGCGGGCACGGGACGGGCAGGTCGAGGTGCGCGCCTTCTGGCAGTGGCACGAGCGCGAGCCCGACCGGCGCTCGGAGCGTGAGATGCTTGAGCACTACCTGCACACGCTCGACGAGGCGGTTCGCTGCCGGCTGCGCAGCCGTCAGCCGCAGGTGGCGATCGAGCTGAGCGGCGGCCTCGACTCTCCGGCGGTCGCCAGTCTCGCGGCACGTATCGACCCCGATCAGCGACCGGATCTGCATGCGTTCTCGCTGGTCTTCGATACGGTGCCGGAGGTCGACGAGCGCGCGCGAATCCTGCCGGTGCTGGAGCGCTACCCGCTGCGCTCGCATATGCTGCCCGCCGACGATTTGTACGCGCCGCAGTTCATGGACCACCAGTGGACGCCCTACGGCATTCTGGGGCCGCAGGAGCTCTGCATGCCCCGCGCGGTGCCCCGGCTTTACGATGATGTCGCGGGCGCGGGCTGCCGCGTGCTGCTGACCGGCGATCTGGGCGATGCGCTCAACGGCGGCTCCGGGCTGGTCTACTTCGATCTGCTGCGGCGGCGGCGCTGGCCTGAGCTGGCGCGGCGGTTTGGCCTCGATCTGCAACACTCGTGGCGCGATGCGCTGCTCCGCCTGTGCGTCTATGGCGTCGCGCCGCTGGCTCCCATGCCGATCTTCGAGGCCGGGCTGGGCCTGTGGCAGTGCCGCAGGCAGGGCGTGGATGAGCTACCGCGCTACCTTCCGGCGCAGATTCAGCGTCGCATCCGTGAGGTCGATCGCGCGATCCGCCAGGTGCGCCAGACGCGCTTCCAGGTGCGCTGTCCGGTGGCGCGCAGCACGCTGGTGGATATTACGCCGCCGATGGTGCCGATGACCATGGCCTTTCCACAGCCGCTTGAGCGGCGGCATCCCTACGGCGATCGACGGCTGATCGAGCTGGTGCTGGCAATGCCCGCCGCGCTCAAGTGGGAGCCGACGGAGCGCGCCTTTTTGCGCGCCAGCCGCTGGCATCATCGCCGGGCGCTGGCAGGCATTTTGCCCGACGCCGTGCGCGTGGACAATGTCGGCGTGGATTTCTCTCCGGTGATCGACCGCTGCCTGGCTCCCACGGCGATCCGCGACTGGTTTGCGCGCAGCCCGGTCGTGCATATCTTCGAGCGCGGCTACGCGCAGCCCGCGCCCTTCTGGGAAGAGATCGAGCGCTCGGCGGGCGCGAGCAGCTACCTGATCGCGCTGCTGGGCCTTGAGGGCTGGTTCCGCGCGATCGATACCGGCGGAGCGATGCGCCAGCTGATTCCGCCGCGCAGCAGCCACATTCCAAGTGTCAAGTGTCAAGTGTCAGGTTCCAACCTCCAAGTTGCGAGTTCTTAG